gaatctatagcttctatctggcgaataataagcaaaggatgatctccttcgagcttgaccaaacgaacataaatggtggagtactcatttcacattagctgaaatatcatttatacggggtctagtgttttaaggaataaatacattgtagggtgtaacggtaatttaatccctttacagtgtagatcattcatatagaggatcattgatcaaattaggattataacaatggataactaatgatgtgtctatatggtggaacatatagagcattctatatactgagagtgcaattctaagttctatgcgtggattcaacgaagaattaataagttagtgaattttagtgttaaattcttgatctacttattggaagctcggttatatagacccatggtccccccactagttgagataatattgcttgtaagactcatgtaattggttttgattaatcaattataattctcaaattagactatgtctatttgtgaatttttcactaagtaagggcgaaattgtaaagaaagagtttataggggcatatttgttaattatgatactttgtatggttcaattaataaatatgataaatgacaatattatttaataattatttatagttattaaatagttagaattggcatttaaatggttgaattaggaaattggcatttttgagaaaatcagatacaaaaggtgttaaaattgcaaaattgcaaaaagcaaggcccaatccactaagtttagggccagccacttttgtaggaaatttaaactgattttttcattattttaatgccatataattcaaatctaaccctagtaggaatgctataaatagatagtgaaggcttcaggaaaattacacttttcttctgactttttctattcagaaaaactgagccttctctctccctatctttagctgaccactctctctcttcttccttgataatttcgaaatccttagtgtatgagtagtgcccacacacatcaagtgatacctcaatcatagtgaggaagatcgtgaagaaagatcatcagcaaaggagtttcagcatcaaagattcagagaaagagatccggagttcggatattgataatgctctgctacagaaaggaatcaagggctagatatctgaacggaaggagtcattatattccgctgcacccaatgtaaggtttcttaaactttatatgtgtttaatttatcgttttagaaagttcatatttaggatgttaataaacatacttgtgagtagatctaagatcctggtaaaataaattccaacaactggcctcagagccatggtaattgatttacttacatgtaatttggactttaaaacgattgtttgtatgttctttggatggtatcatgttgtattgagtgttatttgatgattgattgatgtttgtgaaattttcgtgaaaaataattgtgatttcgtttctggaattatttttattggatagtatggaaaaaattaagcaagttagccttttacagaactcaatttggattttatttgaattagttatgattttttgaagatttgacaaaatcggggttgtgctgatattttcctgcgatcgcagagctgtccgtacagtttcgaattttttgttttttcttcaatttttcatactttttcaaggaattaacttccaattttttgtatggttttgtatatatactattactattcctaattcaattctaattatcattttgaattaatttaatattttttaaatttaattcaagatattagtgtaatttgaatttgaatagaattagtatttatcttcttgcttaaaaatctatcttatttttaaatttgattatatcttatttttttttttaaatttaaggtcagattttataagatatttataaaatcttttaagatattttttaaaatatcttatcttttaagatatttttaattatatcttatcttttaagattttttttaaaatctttttagatattttgaccttatttaaatttaaaataagatatttataatcatgtaattttaaatagatgtaagatattttgctaacttttaaattttgttattttatttatttaaattaaatttaaaatctgaaaagatattttatttatcttttctaatttttatttaatttttatttttaaaataacatttaatttttaaaagtagttagcaaattttgaaatgatatttaggttggttgaaacctaattttttcaaaaagtaggtttaattttaaatatttttttttaattttattttatttttcgaatattaaaatattttttaattatttatttttcgaaattaaaaatttaatttaaaattaaataaatcctacttccaactatccagctaaccttgttgcaggagtatgtggttttagcttgtatgtaagttttttaaaacctattattacttgattgcaaatagccatggttaccttttgccagatctaatgatctgatggctcccttggtcaagataataatttgtaacaggtataatttacaatcttctttcatctgtgtatgacctagcaacatgataggacccatccaaagtgtgcctgtgtgagcctatatgtttaatttgattatagatacatataggttgttgttgctaaaataaattatcatagttattgatagaatttattcaggcccatttagtttttgggcctattcaattaataacagttgttcttattaaggttaaattcctctcttttgggccttgtgtgagagttgggagccatagaagtgggtacgacatactgaacccagcaccccctcacacaaactaccccaattgtgaaggcccatttgcctgatttgaacaactgtactaggttaattacactagtttaacctaataaaattgattagcaacataattaatttcatttattttgaaattaatttaagaaaaatatagtttaaagaattttttattctaagctaaactatatgtattttcttgtatttaattaaatatagaattataaccatctagattctttctggagtagcttaatttaaatttttcattaaatattcttatttaagttgatatttagttatctacaactaaccaacttaaatctgaatatcttttgaatttcaaatttcaaaattaagttgaggaattttaggcattggttattaagattctttagatattttttaagttaatatcttttcaaatattaacttaaaatggaatatttttcaaattaagtggttacaacttaatttttgatatttaattaaatttaaatttgaaaatatttaagttctagatttttctattacaacttaaattagatattttttcaaattttgtggaaaagatacttagtcaaataagatattttctagatagttatttctagactacttattatttctaatattaaataggaaaatattataaattgtgaaattaattatttatataattaattttggtacaatttattttaagaatatttttcctagtattgaactagagattaataattaagccttctctacacttaattatttatttcttgaatttaatacatttaattaatttgaaaattaaatatctaagttgattttatcatcatacttaaatatttctttttcatgacatttaattaaatagaaaattatttttagttgaaatttaatttttcaactaaatttaaataattttcaaaatatattttttctttattttattaatcaattttcgaaattgcatttcttaaatgctagaatttcgaattttatcttgaaaaatagattaagttgtaaattaattattttaattaattcttggatcaacttaaatcaatgattttttcatttattgattaatttaaaataaattgaattaaagtatattattagaaattgaattaattagtcaaaggaaaatctagataggtgatatttttgcttgaagtattttttttagtgtatttaattaaatagaaaattaatatttaagttgattttcatcatcatacttaaatatttgaaatttttcttatatatttaattaaataggaaaattatattttttgttgtaaattaattttattaattaattttgggccaacattaaattagaataatttttcacagatttattttttattttaatatgcatttttcgaaaattgtattcttatatactttaatttttcgaaatgcaatatatatttatagaaaattaaatttgagttgtaaattaatttaaattaattttgtaacaacttaaatattttttctaaatatttattggaaattattactaagatggaaataattcatattattttcatatccatctaagtaaaatttataaatattaaattaaaatttaaatttagaatttttcattctaaattggaaattttaattaaataaatatatatttaaaataaatagaataaataaagagaataaaagaaaatacaactcttttcaaataatgagctttattatagagacattcgatctccattgtgggttttacaccgcgtttgttttagtgagtaatcctccctaatggaggaacgttcattagcaatttcgcaccgtttaacctcgcatgataagtagtttgtaagtgttttgtatggtatggatcaccctaatggtggcgaccatacttgacttgcaaattatgaaacaatggtggaagctcataagatagaattgccttgactctcgcctaaacgggacaacgctgaattccaatcttgatcgaataaaaggttgctagaatggttatcattttagatgagctgacaactctattcaatggatgatgctttgactctcgcctaaacgggacctttgtatcggttgttgaaaaaccttggaaattatttaggattgtaagttttagtattttcacttgtcattcctacttgctatatgtttataatttctgaattgtgtatgaatttatattgaaccatgttattttctgttattaagttgtagtttaatttcgaatcttcattgttggtctaacttggcttgtttatctaatgagataaatccctagtagattttcaccattagacatacataatagtgttagatctcgaaagataaatattgtatatgcgacatctagctgttcatcaattgatgacaccttagactagtatttttacgatatgaaacaagaagattgtataaataagattactttgactttcgctaatcgaagcatcgttggattcttattttaaacgaaattatcctaattcctcttagcttattcatttcgaattagctttcaaaacatatcattggatgaatggtctataaatcatttcatgtcattctatattttctcttaagaaattaaatgacgcatatgattataatcccgaaattctattcccaattgatataaatcctcaatcttagaaatctcctacttgtatgggcaaatctgacttagagtttgtattagtagtggtggttcaagaaagaattactcattatatttggtataaatttaagtctttgactttaattttagaatccaaacagaaattttcttatatttctaattccagaatacaatacagttacactttctcaagtgtttaatatccatcttttattaatggattaaaactgtatggaatgtgagttaggtattctgtgaccaggatccacttgaagtattctaagaactctttgatgtaactaaacctatgtcatcatagacactaccactttcttttaatctatggcatttgtatcttgttcatagtggatttgacaagatcaatctctgtaaagagttaatatgcctatatccactgaaagtagttcatctcattcgcagatggatgtacattcaggggtggatatgagtttttcgttgtattcttaaaacgataactctagattataccttttagcaaagaaatttgaaatgtttgaaaaatttcattaatttctagcaatggttaaaaccattaaggtaagtggttaaagatcttgcgaactaataggggtggagaaatagttagtagatatgcagttcaaagatcattaatttaatttttgaattatatccaaacttacctccccagaaatttcgagttgcatgttgatgattagttactagtcgttgcctaattccttctatggtaatacaatttcagaatgatgtaatggttgtatacttaatgtaaatcattactagattcatggatgacctaatcaaaatcttaagaaaagctagaactgttaaccatggtttcttagctattctaagtgattaggggtggaccatcccattgtcaatagataagaaagtgtttgttcaaacaaatactacttttctaagaaaatgactaagtctgaaaaacaagtagcaaataaaggagatatttaattcttgattccaaaagtgttctatcatcttatatgacatatgatgatcccactgcctctgttgtcttgtcacaaccaaagaggttaataccatttagttttcttagacataattcacggtgccttgtcgtagtgggagagtttctaggaactcaccttcttatgacttgggagacactagtgattaaaatccattgtgagtttaaacaagtaatggattgtcaagataagaaactaagaagaaagccaatagaactgtggtttaatccattcacatggagtaacctaaagttttctattacaaggacataaaaggaaattttcgtttataagtctattctatggacttaacaaaacttcttgttcctagtattataggtttgagtttatctaaacctatggcttgtggtatacctggtaattacttactctaatgcaagcaacttactttagtaagatgctgaagcattttctttctaatggcaatctatagaagcttcacaacttcttaggtatagattttatttatctaaggaaaagtcttaactattccagaaaagataaagccatgaaagaatttcttacatcaacagtgagaggtcttagatatgcttttgtatgccttagaccggacactgtgttgagtgggagtaatgagtaggtatcagattaatccaggagaagaacattggaagacaatcaagtaaatcctaagattaagaagaggaactatatgttagtctataagagtgtgtttaaaactcttagactacaccatatcagatttcaaaatttgcctatgtgctagtaaatatttctgataagatggtggttactctgggggtggaatagtgattttggagaagtgtaaaaacctatctgaagtctctaggtttaccagagagagactgaatgttaaagctgcaggaaaggtacttattcagtctaaggaaagttctatacatctttggcaccattccaaattgccttaaactactagtgttaatttcctgattaaccaaaagtagttgccaaagatatagaatccagtatcccaagagagtaaacatatagagaggaatttcacattatcaatgattttgtgattaaggaagagtaatagtggagaaaaggttgtggttaattcaacctttcagatcctattacgaggagtttactactactacacttgatttgcatatcaaggtgttgagattatttgaaacgcactttttgttttatattagtgcaagtgggagtttgttgggttttatgccctaaataaaactcatttcaatataatcagatttgtttattaatatagatcagaaataacatttaatgttgcatggttcacatgatttatttcatgattatatgtacataatgtataaattcatctgaaacccttttcacatacttgatctttgtttattgtgccgtcaacacattggaaagtaaacatgactatgtgaataaagtttcctagatttatcggacacggggttttgcgatatgataatctacataaagtgtttacttgtatttggagaaatactatgttctttccgaacattggttaaagtaaagctcaggttggatgcatggagtatgcatcggaagggaccgatattgaactttgacttagatttaattaaacttaccgtaaaatctattcaagtcaatatcgcctagttgatcctagatcaaatgatcttaatccagatatgattaggctcaatcttgaaaggctattcgtgttctttgatttgttagttaagcctacttttaggtcagggtgatacgtacattttgggaacacggtagtgcaattgagtgggagcgctatcataaacatggaatctatagcttctatctggcgaataataagcaaaggatgatctccttcgagcttgaccaaacgaacataaatggtggagtactcatttcacattagctgaaatatcatttatacggggtctagtgttttaaggaataaatacattgtagggtgtaacggtaatttaatccctttacagtgtagatcattcatatagaggatcattgatcaaattaggattataacaatggataactaatgatgtgtctatatggtggaacatatagagcattctatatactgagagtgcaattctaagttctatgcgtggattcaacgaagaattaataagttagtgaattttagtgttaaattcttgatctacttattggaagctcggttatatagacccatggtccccccactagttgagataatattgcttgtaagactcatgtaattggttttgattaatcaattataattctcaaattagactatgtctatttgtgaatttttcactaagtaagggcgaaattgtaaagaaagagtttataggggcatatttgttaattatgatactttgtatggttcaattaataaatatgataaatgacaatattatttaataattatttatagttattaaatagttagaattggcatttaaatggttgaattaggaaattggcatttttgagaaaatcagatacaaaaggtgttaaaattgcaaaattgcaaaaagcaaggcccaatccactaagtttagggccagccacttttgtaggaaatttaaactgattttttcattattttaatgccatataattcaaatctaaccctagtaggaatgctataaatagatagtgaaggcttcaggaaaattacacttttcttctgactttttctattcagaaaaactgagccttctctctccctatctttagctgaccactctctctcttcttccttgataatttcgaaatccttagtgtatgagtagtgcccacacacatcaagtgatacctcaatcatagtgaggaagatcgtgaagaaagatcatcagcaaaggagtttcagcatcaaagattcagagaaagagatccaggttcagatattgataatgctgctacgtaaaggaatcaagggctagatatctgaacggaaggagtcattatattccgctgcacccaatgtaaggtttcttaaactttatatgtgtttaatttatcgttttagaaagttcatatttaggatgttaataaacatacttgtgagtagatctaagatcctggtaaaataaattccaacagctaTGGCATTTTAAAACCGACGTAATAAGTTTTTTATGACAGTTTTAAAATGCCATGAAACATTTAGCGTCATTTTTTAACCgacacataaaataaaatagaaaattaagtaTTTAGCGTCGGTTTATAAATGTCGAAAATTGTTTTTTCCGTCGTTTTGAAAATGACgcaaataaaaaactatttgcgTCTACGGTATATACGTCAGTTTTATAAACCGACGTAAATTCTTTAAGTGACACTTAAAAACCGACGTGAATTatactttttgtagtagtgattatTTGGTTTCACATGTTTCTTGGGGTCATCCATGATGTAAAAGGatatactatgtattttatagatattcctaataatattaaataattttcatctAAATCTTGTTGTTggtgtgtatatgtatatgtataggAGATTGCATAAATCTATCTACTCTAATCACAACCAACTGATCCAGTGACAACTAACTGATCTAATGACAACAAACTATCAAACATTGGATATATCTAATATTATGATCAGCTTAGGTTATATTTTCGTTTGCTTTAGATAATtcattagattttatattgttatacttaaaatatatacatgcttatatgaaaatagattaaaattttacttaattttttatttctttaaataattttttaaaaaatcatttatctttatagtaagggtccaattttttttttttttttgcctatgGCCCATTTTAATTGAGGATCGAACCTGCACATATGCAATAACACTTGGCGGGTTACTATAAgtcaatatttttattaaaaaaaatagatattatggAGGTTATTCTTTAGTGATCCCCTCTTATTTCTAGTGACGCAAATAATAGGACAATAACACCTAATTTTTAAAGTCAAACCAGGCAAAAGCAAGTACAagaattaagaaaaattatttttcttacttCAATTTCGTTGTAACGTAAGCGCTCACAACACTAaagcgtttggttgggaggaatgaaaatataggaataggaatgagaataggaatggaatggaataaaatttaaagtgcataaaaaaaaattgataaaaaaataattaattttttttctttttacatcggaatggtcattcctttctttttaaaatggaatagtcattccaccaaaatggtggaaagagcattccattggaatgtcattccaatactttaaaatgcaaccaaacaaaggaatggaataaaaattgtttcctttccattccattccatttcattacctccaaccaaacgccacctaaattcTATCATTAATTTGCGAAAACTTATATCaataataaatgtaaataaagtttaattaaggaTTTGACAAAGAAAGTATTTGAATTGGATAAATTACTATTTGACAAAGTTTTTAGATAATTGGAAGATATTTCTAACCGTATAAATATCATTGAACCTAAGACTAAGAGATATGTAAGTTTTGGTCAAAACAATTTATCAGAAACATTAAATGTCATATCGTACGTATAATTTCTTGGTCATTACTTTGTTTGTCCATATATGAAAAGCTCTAAACATAATTTCATACACTCATAGATTTATAACTTACAAGAAACAttcaaaagagaagaaaaaataacAAGGCAGCATGAGAATGGAGTCAGATTCTCATAACACCAAAATTTCATCATCAAATCTTGATCATCACAATCACGTAATTTTGTTTCCTTTCATGTCAAAAGGCCACACTATTCCACTCCTTCACCTAGCTCGAGTCCTCCTCAACCGCCATGTAACCGTTACCATCTTCACCACTCCCGCCAACAGATCCTTCATCACCAAATTTCTCCCGGCCACCTCAGCTGCCATCGTCGAGCTTCCCTTCCCGAAAAACATACCGGGAGTCCCTAACGGGGTAGAGAATACCGAGGATTTCCCAACCATGTCCATGTCCATGTTCTACTCCTTGGTCTTGGGCACCCAAAACATGAAACCCGACTTAGATCGAGCTCTGGAGAATATTCAAACTCCAGTGAGCTTCATGGTCTCTGACGGGTTTCTCTGGTGGACCCTTGATTCGGCCTCCAAGTTGGGATTCCCACGGCTTGTTTTCTACGGTATGTCACATTATGCAATGGCTGTATACCATTCTCTTTTTAATAGTAAAAAGCCTAAGCAGACAGAGACAGAGACCGTCGTCTCTGATTTTCCTTGGATCAAACTCACCCGAAGCGAATATGATCCAAGTGCTCAAAACGGTGAAGATCAGTCTCTTGCTCATGAATTTATGTCAAAAGCTACTGAGGCCACAAACAATAGTTTTGGTATGATTTACAACAGCTTCTACGAGCTCGAGCCGATGTTCACTGACTACTGGAACCAAAAGGTTGGACCCAAATCATGGCCTCTTGGGCCTCTTTGCTTACATGACATGAAAATAGAGAGCAGAGGCCTTGTTGTTCATCCATGGCTCGATGAAAAGGAATCGAGTTCGGTTCTTTATGTGGCCTTTGGGTCTCAAGCAACTGTGTCATCGGAACAAGTTAGAGAAATCGCGAAAGGGTTAGAATATTCAAACGTAAATTTCTTCTGGGTGCTAAGAAAATTAGAGCCAGAAGAGAACAAGTTCTTAGAAGAGTTTGAAAAGAGAGTGAAAAATAGAGGAATAGTGGTTAGAGATTGGGTTAACCAAATGGAGATATTGAAGCACAAAAGCGTTAAAGGGTTTTTCAGTCACTGTGGTTGGAACTCAGTGATGGAGAGTTTAAGTGCTGGATTGCCAATTCTAGGTTTTCCGATGATGGCGGAGCAACATATAAACGCGAAAATGGTGGTGGAAGAGATTAAGATTGGTTTGAGAGTTAAGAGCTACGATGGATCATTGAATGGGATTGTGAAGAGTGAAGAAGTGAGTAAAATGGTGAAGGAGTTAATGGAGGGAGAGGTGGGAAAAGAGATGAGGAAGAAGGTAGAAGAATTTGCAGTTATGGCTCATAAGGCGGTGCAAAAAGGAGGGTCATCGTGGGAAACGTTAGATTTGCTCCTCTCATCAACCAAACAAAGAATACATCATTATTAATGTCTTGATTTTACTTGTATGTTAATTCCTCAATTGATGATGTTCGCTCTTTGTTTACCTTTTAATGTTGGGCACTAGTGGTACTTAACACTTTTTATAAGTGGCGCTCTatgattggttagcgatatttcctaaaatttattttctt
This Cannabis sativa cultivar Pink pepper isolate KNU-18-1 chromosome 6, ASM2916894v1, whole genome shotgun sequence DNA region includes the following protein-coding sequences:
- the LOC115725527 gene encoding UDP-glycosyltransferase 90A1-like, yielding MRMESDSHNTKISSSNLDHHNHVILFPFMSKGHTIPLLHLARVLLNRHVTVTIFTTPANRSFITKFLPATSAAIVELPFPKNIPGVPNGVENTEDFPTMSMSMFYSLVLGTQNMKPDLDRALENIQTPVSFMVSDGFLWWTLDSASKLGFPRLVFYGMSHYAMAVYHSLFNSKKPKQTETETVVSDFPWIKLTRSEYDPSAQNGEDQSLAHEFMSKATEATNNSFGMIYNSFYELEPMFTDYWNQKVGPKSWPLGPLCLHDMKIESRGLVVHPWLDEKESSSVLYVAFGSQATVSSEQVREIAKGLEYSNVNFFWVLRKLEPEENKFLEEFEKRVKNRGIVVRDWVNQMEILKHKSVKGFFSHCGWNSVMESLSAGLPILGFPMMAEQHINAKMVVEEIKIGLRVKSYDGSLNGIVKSEEVSKMVKELMEGEVGKEMRKKVEEFAVMAHKAVQKGGSSWETLDLLLSSTKQRIHHY